A single region of the Triticum dicoccoides isolate Atlit2015 ecotype Zavitan chromosome 2B, WEW_v2.0, whole genome shotgun sequence genome encodes:
- the LOC119360227 gene encoding serpin-ZXA-like: MADAARDGQTALALRLAKLLAPLGDANDATAIERNVAFSPLSVHAALALVAAGARGATQAELLSFLGAPSASQLAAFGRRVADSLLDDDRADTGGPRVLFGGGVWVGDHCGALDKVFRDVAAHSYKSEARTVSFATEPEEAVKTINEHVRKATNNLITSIISPTDVGAETDLVLANAVYFKGAWLNQFGSYTSPGTFHRLDGSPVEAQFMPMYFGHYASCMDGFKVLRLPYRPNLPADVWENKLEFKRKFPTMPLSFQGYASDRPLYLPANVQDTDINKAPDADAMQFSMFIFLPDERGGFAAMVDTITAAPGHLYSILPRTTPDLVILKMPKFEISFDWDLESDLRRLGLSLPFSPEAADLRGMFDKNDGRGTAFLTKVVHRAVVKVNEQGTEAGASTAGMRGGGLPPRVVEFVADHPFTFLIMEERSGVIVFAGHVLDPTK, translated from the exons ATGGCGGACGCAGCCCGTGACGGGCAGACAGCCCTGGCGCTCCGCCTCGCCAAGCTCCTCGCGCCGTTGGGCGACGCCAACGACGCAACCGCGATCGAGCGCAACGTCGCGTTCTCTCCGCTCTCCGTCCACGCCGCGCTGGCCCTGGTGGCCGCGGGCGCGCGCGGCGCCACGCAGGCCGAGCTGCTCAGCTTCCTCGGGGCGCCGTCGGCTAGCCAGCTCGCCGCTTTCGGGCGCCGCGTCGCCGACAGCCTCCTCGACGACGACCGCGCCGACACCGGCGGGCCGCGCGTGCTCTTCGGCGGCGGCGTCTGGGTTGGCGACCATTGCGGCGCGCTCGACAAGGTGTTCCGGGACGTGGCCGCCCATTCCTACAAGTCCGAGGCGCGCACCGTGAGCTTCGCCACCGAG CCGGAGGAAGCTGTGAAGACGATCAACGAGCATGTGAGGAAAGCCACCAACAACCTCATCACCTCTATCATCTCACCTACGGATGTCGGCGCTGAGACCGATCTGGTGCTCGCCAACGCCGTCTACTTCAAGGGAGCGTGGCTCAACCAGTTCGGCTCTTACACGAGCCCGGGCACGTTCCACCGGCTCGACGGCAGTCCTGTCGAGGCGCAGTTCATGCCCATGTACTTCGGCCATTATGCCTCCTGCATGGACGGGTTCAAGGTCCTCAGGCTCCCCTACAGGCCTAACCTTCCTGCCGACGTCTGGGAGAACAAGTTAGAGTTCAAACGGAAGTTTCCGACGATGCCTCTGAGTTTCCAAGGATACGCGTCGGACAGGCCACTGTATCTTCCTGCGAATGTTCAAGACACTGACATAAATAAG GCTCCAGATGCCGATGCCATGCAGTTCTCCATGTTCATCTTCCTCCCGGACGAGCGTGGCGGGTTTGCCGCCATGGTGGACACGATCACCGCGGCGCCAGGTCACCTCTACAGCATCCTGCCCAGGACGACGCCCGATCTCGTCATCCTCAAGATGCCCAAGTTTGAGATAAGCTTCGACTGGGACCTCGAAAGCGACCTCCGCCGGCTGGGCCTATCGCTGCCCTTTTCGCCGGAGGCCGCCGACTTGCGTGGCATGTTCGATAAGAACGACGGCAGGGGCACGGCGTTCCTGACCAAGGTTGTCCACAGGGCGGTGGTCAAGGTGAACGAGCAAGGAACGGAGGCAGGCGCGAGCACGGCTGGCATGCGTGGTGGCGGCCTGCCGCCCAGGGTTGTGGAGTTCGTCGCCGATCATCCGTTCACGTTCCTCATCATGGAGGAACGGTCCGGTGTCATCGTCTTCGCTGGCCACGTCCTTGATCCCACCAAGTGA